Proteins from a single region of Haloplanus sp. GDY1:
- a CDS encoding DUF7553 family protein, producing MTRPQLQRASDELSAAAELTDGDAKDRLEYQADQLATLATRESETDHGRLARHTNALRELAAATEGEAAAHVEAAMDAISEYRETLDGV from the coding sequence ATGACGCGACCCCAACTCCAGCGAGCGAGCGACGAACTGTCGGCCGCGGCGGAACTGACCGACGGCGACGCGAAGGACCGGCTCGAATACCAGGCGGACCAACTGGCCACGCTGGCGACGCGGGAGTCGGAGACGGACCACGGGCGCCTCGCCAGACACACGAACGCCCTACGCGAACTCGCGGCGGCGACGGAGGGCGAGGCGGCGGCCCACGTCGAGGCGGCGATGGACGCGATCAGCGAGTACCGCGAGACCCTCGACGGGGTGTGA
- a CDS encoding Cdc6/Cdc18 family protein, whose protein sequence is MDANDSSPDDRPDVDPDERDLDASPRDRTTDISRDVDIDDVLDDEDDSQGLFDDLLSGDPIFENKEVLRPSYTPHELPHRNEQINQMATILVSALRGDTPSNILIYGKTGTGKTASAKFVSKELESTSQKYDVPCEVEYINCEVTDTQYRVLAQLANKFIEKNRTVIEDRIDDLSALRSAVADGERTLDDTGFDSVDGIDDRVDSLEADREEMESVPMTGWPTDRVYNSFFEAVDYHERVVVIMLDEIDKLVEKSGDDTLYNLSRMNSELDNSRISIMGISNDLKFTDFLDPRVKSSLGEEEIVFPPYDANQLRDILQHRADVAFEDGALTEDVIPLCAAFAAQEHGDARRALDLLRTAGELAERGQADTVEESHVRQAQDKIELDRVIEVVRTLPTQSKIVLFAIILLEKNGVHNINTGEVYNIYKRLCEEIDADVLTQRRVTDLISELDMLGIVNAVVVSKGRYGRTKEISLSVPVEETEAVLLSDSRLGDIENAQPFVQARFDN, encoded by the coding sequence ATGGACGCGAACGACTCATCTCCCGACGACCGCCCGGACGTCGACCCCGACGAGCGCGATCTGGACGCTTCGCCCCGGGACCGGACGACCGACATTTCCCGCGACGTCGACATCGACGACGTGCTCGACGACGAGGACGACAGCCAGGGACTGTTCGACGACCTGCTCTCCGGGGATCCCATCTTCGAGAACAAGGAGGTCCTCCGTCCCTCCTACACCCCTCACGAACTCCCCCACCGGAACGAGCAGATCAACCAGATGGCGACCATCCTCGTCTCCGCGCTCCGGGGCGACACGCCGTCGAACATCCTCATCTACGGGAAGACCGGGACCGGCAAGACCGCGAGCGCGAAGTTCGTCAGCAAGGAACTGGAGTCCACCTCCCAGAAGTACGACGTTCCCTGCGAGGTCGAGTACATCAACTGCGAGGTGACGGACACGCAGTATCGCGTCCTCGCCCAGCTCGCCAACAAGTTCATCGAGAAAAACCGGACCGTCATCGAGGACCGGATCGACGACCTCTCCGCACTGCGGTCGGCGGTCGCGGACGGCGAGCGGACCCTCGACGACACCGGCTTCGACTCCGTCGACGGGATCGACGACCGGGTCGACTCCCTGGAGGCCGACCGCGAGGAGATGGAGTCCGTCCCGATGACGGGGTGGCCGACCGACCGCGTCTACAACTCCTTCTTCGAGGCGGTCGATTACCACGAGCGCGTGGTCGTCATCATGCTCGACGAGATCGACAAACTCGTCGAGAAGTCCGGCGACGACACGCTCTACAATCTCTCCCGGATGAACTCGGAACTCGACAACTCGCGCATCTCGATCATGGGCATCTCGAACGACCTGAAGTTCACCGACTTCCTCGACCCCCGCGTCAAGTCGAGCCTGGGCGAAGAGGAGATCGTCTTCCCGCCGTACGACGCCAACCAGTTGCGCGACATCCTCCAGCACCGCGCCGACGTGGCCTTCGAGGACGGCGCGCTCACCGAGGACGTCATCCCGCTCTGTGCCGCCTTCGCGGCACAGGAACACGGCGACGCCCGCCGGGCGCTCGATCTCCTCCGGACGGCCGGCGAACTCGCCGAGCGCGGTCAGGCCGACACCGTCGAGGAGAGCCACGTCCGACAGGCCCAGGACAAGATCGAACTCGACCGGGTGATCGAGGTGGTTCGGACCCTCCCCACCCAGTCGAAGATCGTCCTCTTTGCCATCATCCTCCTTGAGAAAAACGGCGTCCACAACATCAACACCGGCGAGGTGTACAACATCTACAAGCGCCTGTGCGAGGAGATCGACGCCGACGTCCTCACCCAGCGGCGCGTCACCGACCTCATCTCCGAACTCGACATGCTCGGCATCGTCAACGCCGTCGTCGTGAGCAAGGGTCGGTACGGCCGAACCAAGGAGATCAGCCTCTCGGTTCCCGTCGAGGAGACCGAGGCGGTCCTGCTCTCGGACTCCCGACTGGGCGACATCGAGAACGCCCAGCCGTTCGTCCAGGCGCGGTTCGACAACTGA
- a CDS encoding DUF7089 family protein: MFERRSLPEELDAVRERHAPDALVLDADADFETLPPATAEDLGLLVDALDPAAYPAEWVPEDAPRPLHRYAGPDFTVGLPGDGTVTWTRQTAPPTVLAKARAAGTPDDFLDFLIAEALVQVGLDAPESFLPFFGAAYPDLDAAVPLDPASVYQIAAALYDGWLGLRTRPVLSDWDDDHPRLHGAWVDAGEGIRDRVDGLPGAVARGETDFADATELACSAIKHGLDLPAPFAALDTTAYVDYGPEYAVRWAATTFEKLDERDG; the protein is encoded by the coding sequence ATGTTCGAGCGTCGATCGCTCCCCGAGGAACTGGACGCCGTCCGCGAGCGACACGCACCCGACGCGCTCGTCCTCGACGCCGACGCCGACTTCGAGACGCTCCCCCCGGCGACCGCGGAGGATCTCGGCCTGCTGGTCGACGCCCTCGATCCCGCGGCGTACCCCGCCGAGTGGGTGCCCGAGGACGCCCCCCGGCCCCTCCACCGCTACGCAGGCCCGGATTTCACCGTCGGCCTCCCGGGCGACGGGACGGTGACGTGGACCCGCCAGACCGCCCCGCCGACCGTCCTCGCGAAGGCTCGCGCGGCGGGCACGCCCGACGACTTCCTCGATTTCCTGATCGCGGAGGCGCTCGTCCAGGTCGGCCTCGACGCCCCCGAGTCCTTCCTCCCGTTTTTCGGTGCGGCCTACCCGGACCTCGACGCGGCGGTCCCGCTCGACCCCGCGTCGGTCTATCAGATCGCGGCGGCCCTCTACGACGGTTGGCTCGGCCTGCGGACCCGGCCCGTCCTCTCCGACTGGGACGACGACCACCCCCGCCTCCATGGCGCGTGGGTCGACGCCGGCGAGGGGATCCGTGACCGCGTCGACGGCCTCCCCGGGGCGGTCGCCCGGGGCGAGACGGACTTCGCCGACGCGACGGAACTCGCCTGTTCGGCGATCAAGCACGGCCTCGACCTGCCCGCGCCCTTCGCCGCCCTCGATACGACGGCCTACGTCGACTACGGCCCCGAGTACGCCGTCCGGTGGGCGGCGACGACGTTCGAAAAACTCGACGAGCGCGACGGGTGA
- a CDS encoding AI-2E family transporter, producing MTLQRRYVLGILVAVLAVGAAALLADVLATVFFAVTVAYLLIPLREELTDRGLSSWRASLVATITAAGAVLALALPLVVVVATRLDAVVTFLLGLPPTFTVDVYGFSATVTLSEARSVAVAFGRRLARSFAVAAPVLALKLTVFVMVLFALLSRTADAHRATIAVVPPGYRDVVRALSRRTRATLFGIYVLQAATAVATFAVALVLFFLLGYPYFLTLAVLSAVLQFLPVVGPSLLVVVLSVAHLGVGEPTRAALVFVTGSVLVAWLPDVVVRPRLARETADLPGSLYFVGFVGGLLTVGTVGIIAGPLVVALVVEAAELLSEELNAVPVDED from the coding sequence GTGACGCTCCAGCGACGGTACGTCCTCGGGATCCTCGTCGCCGTGCTGGCGGTCGGAGCCGCTGCCCTCCTCGCGGACGTGCTCGCGACGGTCTTTTTCGCCGTCACCGTCGCGTACCTGCTCATCCCGCTCCGGGAGGAACTGACGGATCGCGGCCTCTCCTCGTGGCGGGCCAGCCTCGTCGCGACGATCACCGCCGCCGGCGCCGTCCTCGCGCTCGCGCTCCCGCTCGTGGTCGTCGTCGCCACCCGCCTCGACGCCGTCGTGACCTTCCTCCTGGGGCTCCCGCCGACGTTCACCGTCGACGTCTACGGGTTCTCGGCGACGGTCACCCTCTCCGAGGCGCGGTCGGTCGCCGTCGCCTTCGGCCGTCGGCTCGCTCGCTCCTTCGCCGTCGCGGCGCCCGTCCTCGCGCTCAAACTGACGGTGTTCGTGATGGTGCTTTTCGCCCTCCTCTCGCGGACGGCAGACGCACACCGCGCGACCATCGCCGTCGTCCCGCCCGGCTACCGCGACGTCGTTCGGGCGCTGAGCCGCCGGACCCGCGCCACCCTCTTCGGCATCTACGTCCTCCAGGCGGCCACGGCCGTCGCCACCTTCGCCGTCGCCCTCGTGCTCTTTTTCCTGCTCGGCTACCCCTACTTCCTGACGCTCGCCGTCCTCTCGGCGGTCCTGCAGTTCCTCCCCGTCGTCGGCCCCTCGCTGCTCGTGGTCGTCCTCTCGGTCGCTCACCTGGGCGTCGGCGAACCGACCCGCGCGGCGCTGGTCTTCGTCACCGGGAGCGTCCTCGTGGCGTGGCTCCCCGACGTGGTCGTCCGGCCCCGCCTGGCCCGCGAGACGGCCGACCTGCCCGGCAGCCTCTACTTCGTCGGCTTCGTCGGCGGCCTCCTGACGGTGGGCACCGTCGGCATCATCGCGGGTCCGCTGGTCGTCGCGCTCGTCGTCGAGGCTGCCGAACTCCTCTCGGAGGAACTCAACGCCGTCCCCGTCGACGAGGACTGA
- a CDS encoding DUF2391 family protein: MVGASRRFKLTDTAQQIVGGFLLAGPFVVTEEVWTLAANMSWVQALATVGIVLGIGYGALYKADDRDPERETEIGGVPLRFVSLIVVSYCSVVALALAFGAPGTFLGDPPGPTVGGVAVRTVEVTLKAVSVGAVFSVVGAATADSLF, encoded by the coding sequence ATGGTCGGAGCGAGTCGGCGGTTCAAACTGACGGACACCGCCCAGCAGATCGTCGGCGGGTTCCTCCTCGCGGGACCGTTCGTCGTCACCGAGGAGGTGTGGACGCTCGCCGCGAACATGTCGTGGGTGCAGGCGCTCGCGACCGTCGGCATCGTCCTCGGGATCGGATACGGCGCGCTCTACAAGGCCGACGACCGCGACCCGGAGCGCGAAACGGAGATCGGGGGCGTCCCGCTCCGGTTCGTCTCCCTGATCGTCGTCTCGTACTGCTCGGTCGTCGCGCTCGCACTCGCGTTCGGGGCGCCGGGGACGTTCCTGGGCGATCCCCCGGGGCCGACGGTCGGGGGCGTCGCCGTCCGGACGGTCGAGGTGACGCTCAAGGCCGTCAGCGTCGGCGCGGTGTTCAGCGTCGTCGGCGCCGCGACGGCGGACTCGCTGTTCTGA
- a CDS encoding DUF7090 family protein, with amino-acid sequence MDYTLAIDGAPETIPGGTGVLLLHPSIGETDRIDTDFLKTDTDNFLVISTRTTAREVEQKLEHYDVDESRADILDTLSVERGYSRRPSDRVHYVASPDDLNGIVDKTEAFLESHGGKRRVSVDSLTEMAYYADEERVYQATERLLDLLVEYDAVGLFHLSKEVHDEETLSRFRDLFDGVLDLGVDGDVTASFET; translated from the coding sequence ATGGATTACACGCTCGCCATCGACGGCGCGCCGGAGACGATTCCCGGCGGGACGGGTGTGCTCTTGCTCCACCCGAGCATCGGCGAGACCGACCGCATCGACACCGACTTTCTGAAGACCGACACGGACAACTTCCTCGTCATCTCGACCCGAACCACCGCCCGCGAAGTGGAACAGAAACTCGAACACTACGACGTCGACGAGTCGCGCGCGGACATCCTCGATACGCTCTCGGTCGAGCGGGGCTACTCCCGCCGCCCCTCGGACCGCGTCCACTACGTCGCCTCGCCGGACGACCTGAACGGCATCGTCGACAAGACCGAGGCGTTCCTGGAGAGCCACGGCGGCAAGCGACGGGTGAGCGTCGACTCGCTCACCGAGATGGCGTACTACGCGGACGAGGAGCGGGTGTACCAGGCGACGGAACGGCTGCTCGACCTGCTGGTCGAGTACGACGCTGTCGGACTGTTCCACCTCTCGAAGGAGGTCCACGACGAGGAGACGCTGTCACGCTTTCGGGACCTGTTCGACGGGGTGCTCGACCTGGGCGTCGACGGCGACGTGACCGCGTCGTTCGAGACCTGA
- a CDS encoding Era-like GTP-binding protein, whose amino-acid sequence MGLLTGLRDSITRVTERLFSASDPKRIGIYGPPNAGKTTLANRIARDWTGDAIGPESHVPHETRRARRKENVEIERNGRTVTIDIVDTPGVTTKVDYKEFLEHDIEEEDAVRRSREATEGVAEAMHWLREDVDGVIYVLDSTEDPFTQVNTMLIGIIESQDLPVLIFANKTDLDDANVKRIENAFPQHETVPLSALEGDNMDEVYDKIAEYFG is encoded by the coding sequence ATGGGACTGCTCACAGGACTCAGAGACAGCATCACACGCGTCACGGAACGACTGTTCTCGGCCAGCGACCCCAAGCGGATCGGGATCTACGGCCCCCCGAACGCGGGGAAGACGACGCTCGCGAACCGGATCGCCCGCGACTGGACGGGCGACGCCATCGGTCCGGAGAGTCACGTACCCCACGAGACCCGTCGGGCGCGCCGGAAGGAGAACGTCGAAATCGAACGCAACGGTCGCACCGTCACCATCGACATCGTCGACACGCCCGGCGTCACCACGAAGGTCGACTACAAGGAGTTCCTCGAACACGACATCGAGGAGGAGGACGCGGTCCGTCGCTCCCGCGAAGCCACCGAGGGGGTCGCCGAGGCGATGCACTGGCTTCGCGAGGACGTCGACGGCGTCATCTACGTCCTCGACAGCACGGAGGATCCGTTCACCCAGGTGAACACGATGCTCATCGGGATCATCGAGAGCCAGGACCTCCCGGTGCTCATCTTCGCGAACAAGACCGACCTCGACGACGCCAACGTCAAGCGCATCGAGAACGCCTTCCCGCAACACGAGACGGTCCCCCTCTCGGCGCTCGAAGGCGACAACATGGACGAAGTGTACGACAAGATCGCGGAGTACTTCGGGTGA
- a CDS encoding S26 family signal peptidase: MSADDGPRPPDDSAGDGEQRGETGPLRRVVTATGGPLLVLRETALSVGAVVAIGALLFAISGVWPPMVAVESGSMEPHMHRGDLVFITDNGRFAPDAAYDGTGVVTRETAQETGYWKFGAHGSVIVYDNPSEPGPPVIHRAQFWVEDGENWYDRANPDYISSSGCDEMPNCPAPNAGFVTKGDANAQYDQVNSISDEPVKPEWIVGVARVRIPYLGWVRLGVSGVVLDASPVVVESPEPVAWPVGSGPEPASGAAGS, encoded by the coding sequence ATGAGTGCCGACGACGGTCCCCGTCCACCCGACGACTCAGCGGGCGACGGCGAACAGCGGGGGGAGACGGGACCGCTCCGGCGGGTGGTCACGGCGACCGGCGGCCCGCTGTTGGTGCTTCGCGAGACGGCGCTGTCCGTCGGCGCCGTCGTCGCCATCGGCGCCCTCCTCTTTGCCATCAGCGGCGTGTGGCCACCGATGGTCGCCGTCGAGAGCGGGAGCATGGAGCCCCACATGCACAGGGGCGATCTGGTCTTCATCACCGACAACGGCCGGTTCGCACCCGACGCGGCCTACGACGGGACCGGCGTCGTCACCCGGGAGACGGCCCAGGAGACCGGGTACTGGAAGTTCGGCGCGCACGGGTCGGTGATCGTCTACGACAACCCGAGCGAACCCGGCCCGCCCGTGATCCATCGCGCCCAGTTCTGGGTCGAGGACGGGGAGAACTGGTACGACCGCGCCAACCCCGACTACATCTCGTCGAGCGGGTGCGACGAGATGCCGAACTGTCCCGCGCCGAACGCCGGGTTCGTGACCAAGGGCGACGCCAACGCCCAGTACGACCAGGTGAACAGCATCAGCGACGAACCGGTCAAGCCCGAGTGGATCGTCGGCGTCGCACGCGTCAGGATCCCGTATCTCGGGTGGGTTCGCCTCGGCGTCTCGGGGGTCGTCCTCGACGCGTCGCCCGTCGTGGTCGAGTCACCGGAACCGGTGGCGTGGCCGGTGGGGAGCGGACCCGAACCGGCTTCGGGGGCCGCGGGGTCGTAG
- a CDS encoding DUF2073 domain-containing protein, which translates to MPEATPDVDDDGVQIDLISGARMEDLASMEKIRLILDGVREGNIVILEEGLTPDEESKLIEVTMTEISPDEFNGIEIETYPRSETADRSFLDRLMGRESTKKLTVIGPANQIQTLHKDENLISALVSRK; encoded by the coding sequence ATGCCTGAAGCCACTCCCGACGTCGACGACGACGGCGTTCAGATCGACCTCATCAGCGGCGCGCGGATGGAGGACCTCGCGAGCATGGAGAAGATCCGGCTCATCCTCGACGGGGTCCGCGAGGGCAACATCGTCATCCTCGAGGAGGGGCTCACCCCCGACGAGGAGTCGAAGCTCATCGAGGTGACGATGACCGAGATCAGCCCCGACGAGTTCAACGGCATCGAAATCGAGACGTACCCTCGATCCGAGACCGCGGACCGGAGCTTCCTCGACCGACTGATGGGTCGCGAGTCGACGAAGAAACTCACCGTCATCGGCCCGGCCAACCAGATCCAGACGCTCCACAAGGACGAGAACCTCATCAGCGCGCTCGTCTCCCGAAAGTAA
- a CDS encoding sulfurtransferase: MSDSAYAKDVLVSADWVEDHLDDFQSDDPDYRLVEVDVDTEAYDDAHAPGAIGFNWETQLQDQTTRDILSKGDFEALLGGHGISEDSTVVLYGDNSNWFAAYTYWQFKYYGHDDVRLMDGGRDYWLDNDYPLTEEVPEFPAVDYEASGPRESIRAYREDVENAIERGLPLVDVRSPEEFRGEILAPPGLQETAQRGGHIPGARNISWAAVTNDDGTFKTREEIEDLYAEEGIDGEGTTVAYCRIGERSSVAWFALHELLGYEDTINYDGSWTEWGNLVGAPVEKGEAE; the protein is encoded by the coding sequence ATGTCAGATTCAGCGTACGCGAAGGACGTTCTCGTCTCGGCGGACTGGGTGGAAGACCACCTCGACGACTTCCAGAGCGACGACCCCGACTATCGACTCGTGGAGGTCGACGTGGACACCGAGGCGTACGACGACGCCCACGCTCCGGGTGCCATCGGCTTCAACTGGGAGACCCAGCTGCAGGACCAGACCACCCGCGACATCCTCTCGAAGGGCGACTTCGAGGCGCTGCTGGGTGGCCACGGCATCTCGGAGGACTCCACCGTCGTGCTGTACGGTGACAACTCCAACTGGTTCGCGGCCTACACCTACTGGCAGTTCAAGTACTACGGCCACGACGACGTGCGCCTGATGGACGGCGGCCGGGACTACTGGCTCGACAACGACTACCCGCTCACGGAGGAGGTGCCGGAGTTCCCCGCCGTCGACTACGAGGCCTCCGGTCCCCGCGAGAGCATCCGCGCGTACCGCGAGGACGTCGAGAACGCCATCGAGCGCGGCCTGCCGCTGGTCGACGTGCGAAGCCCCGAGGAGTTCCGCGGCGAGATCCTCGCGCCCCCGGGACTGCAGGAGACCGCCCAGCGCGGCGGCCACATCCCCGGCGCGCGGAACATCTCGTGGGCCGCGGTGACGAACGACGACGGCACGTTCAAGACCCGCGAGGAGATCGAGGACCTGTACGCCGAGGAGGGCATCGACGGCGAGGGGACGACCGTCGCGTACTGCCGGATCGGCGAGCGCTCCTCGGTCGCCTGGTTCGCGCTCCACGAACTCCTCGGCTACGAGGACACCATCAACTACGACGGCTCGTGGACCGAGTGGGGGAACCTCGTGGGCGCCCCGGTAGAGAAAGGCGAGGCCGAGTGA
- a CDS encoding transcription antitermination protein: MDETTLVDTVTDDLETELSRLGSSKWLYALTGGEMTGDAVRAAAAADADAAAERFETWAADAEGEGEAEAATLFESLATTAADRREAVDADPADADRRTHGTLAGLDGTASRLGGALGYALVTDRTLGQMVGFFVGDADPSTADTFRDLRSEAAADRDRIVATLDSALDGGDDWDRARSAATAVVEAAYEEYVETLQSMGIEPKNVC; the protein is encoded by the coding sequence ATGGACGAAACGACGCTCGTCGACACCGTGACCGACGACCTGGAGACGGAACTCTCCCGACTCGGCTCCTCGAAGTGGCTGTACGCCCTGACCGGCGGCGAGATGACCGGCGACGCGGTTCGCGCCGCCGCGGCCGCCGACGCCGACGCCGCGGCCGAGCGGTTCGAGACGTGGGCGGCCGACGCCGAGGGCGAGGGCGAAGCGGAGGCCGCGACGCTCTTCGAGTCCCTCGCGACGACGGCGGCCGACCGACGCGAGGCGGTCGACGCCGACCCCGCCGACGCCGACCGGCGGACCCACGGGACGCTCGCGGGTCTCGACGGGACCGCGTCCCGCCTCGGCGGGGCGCTCGGCTACGCCCTCGTGACCGACCGGACGCTCGGCCAGATGGTCGGCTTCTTCGTCGGCGACGCCGACCCCTCGACGGCCGACACCTTCCGTGACCTCCGGAGCGAGGCCGCCGCCGACCGCGACCGGATCGTCGCCACGCTCGATTCGGCCCTCGACGGCGGGGACGACTGGGACCGCGCCCGGAGCGCCGCGACGGCCGTCGTCGAGGCCGCCTACGAGGAGTACGTCGAGACGCTTCAGTCGATGGGGATCGAGCCGAAGAACGTCTGTTGA
- a CDS encoding sulfurtransferase: MDEDIVVSIDWLAAHRDEVRVVDVRDAWEFDGIGHVPGAVNVPFETFRSEADDEGMLPGAERWAELLSEAGIAADDRLVAYDDEHGVFAARFLVTALLYGHRDLHLLDGDFSAWSRGHGTTTAEADVTPTTYEVRDPESSPLVDFETVRDALDSEAVIVDTREAWEYEESHLPGAVQLDWRELVDEETRGLKPRSELESLLADRGITPDRRIVLYCNTARRISHTYVVLRHLGYGDVDFYEGSLTEWKERGGPLEAGADDGP; this comes from the coding sequence ATGGACGAGGACATCGTGGTATCCATCGACTGGCTCGCGGCCCACCGCGACGAGGTGCGCGTGGTCGACGTGCGCGACGCCTGGGAGTTCGACGGCATCGGTCACGTGCCCGGCGCGGTCAACGTCCCCTTCGAGACGTTCCGGAGCGAGGCGGACGACGAGGGGATGCTCCCCGGGGCGGAGCGGTGGGCGGAGCTGCTGTCGGAGGCGGGAATCGCCGCCGACGACCGGCTGGTGGCCTACGACGACGAACACGGGGTCTTCGCGGCCCGGTTCCTGGTGACGGCGCTGCTGTACGGCCACCGCGACCTCCACCTGCTCGACGGCGACTTCAGCGCGTGGAGTCGGGGACACGGGACGACGACGGCCGAGGCGGACGTGACGCCGACGACCTACGAGGTCCGCGACCCCGAGTCGTCGCCGCTGGTCGACTTCGAGACGGTGCGGGACGCGCTCGACTCCGAGGCGGTGATCGTCGACACCCGCGAGGCGTGGGAGTACGAGGAGAGTCACCTCCCGGGCGCGGTGCAGCTCGACTGGCGGGAACTGGTCGACGAGGAGACCCGAGGGCTGAAACCCCGGTCCGAACTGGAATCGCTCCTCGCCGACCGGGGGATCACGCCCGACCGACGGATCGTCCTCTACTGCAACACGGCCCGGCGCATCAGCCACACGTACGTCGTCCTCCGGCATCTGGGGTACGGCGACGTCGACTTCTACGAGGGGAGCCTCACGGAGTGGAAAGAGCGGGGCGGGCCCCTGGAGGCCGGCGCGGACGACGGCCCGTGA
- a CDS encoding Zn-ribbon domain-containing protein, translated as MPHQCTNCERTFPDGSKEMLSGCPDCGGNKFQFKPDSATETPTLGDDGGSDDAGSSPNVSQSVDAPSASTDPPSTPADPPAGSPSTPAADPPVGSDSDSDSDPETTAADATESPGSDGDFIEAESDPSVLGEDTAQADARRDVVTPDELDDASSSPPPGSDDAAHAVPPDSAASPGIDDLRAELNDQFESIKILEPGQYELNLMELYDRQECIISLQEDGHYVIEVADTWRDDES; from the coding sequence ATGCCCCACCAGTGTACGAACTGCGAGCGGACCTTCCCCGACGGCTCCAAGGAGATGCTCTCGGGGTGTCCCGACTGCGGCGGGAACAAGTTCCAGTTCAAGCCGGACTCCGCGACGGAGACGCCGACCCTCGGCGACGACGGGGGTAGCGACGACGCGGGGTCGAGTCCGAACGTCTCGCAGTCGGTCGACGCGCCGTCGGCGTCGACCGATCCGCCGTCGACGCCCGCCGATCCGCCCGCCGGATCACCGTCGACTCCCGCGGCGGACCCGCCCGTCGGCTCCGACTCCGACTCCGACTCGGATCCCGAGACGACCGCGGCCGACGCCACGGAGTCCCCCGGATCCGACGGCGACTTCATCGAGGCCGAGTCGGACCCCAGCGTCCTCGGGGAGGACACCGCCCAGGCGGACGCCCGCCGCGACGTGGTCACTCCCGACGAACTCGACGACGCGTCCTCCTCCCCGCCCCCCGGATCCGACGACGCGGCACACGCCGTCCCCCCCGACTCGGCGGCCTCCCCGGGTATCGACGACCTCCGGGCGGAACTCAACGACCAGTTCGAGAGCATCAAGATCCTCGAACCCGGTCAGTACGAACTCAACCTGATGGAGCTGTACGACCGACAGGAGTGCATCATCTCGCTGCAGGAGGACGGCCACTACGTCATCGAGGTGGCCGACACCTGGCGCGACGACGAGTCGTAG
- a CDS encoding NmrA/HSCARG family protein, which yields MSKILVTGATGQQGGAVVDHLTSGAYGEWEVYGLTRDADGAGARALAERGVTVLEGDLTDAERMAECCAGMDGVFLVTTFFEDGTAAERRQGETMATAAAEAGVDHLVFSSVGGADRDTGLAHFESKYGIERHIDGLGIDATIVRPVFFMQNFDRTPTDEIRAGRLPMPLAAGVTLQLVDADDIGRIAAAAFGDPERFVGEVIELAGDDRTLESMAGVFADHLGTDVEPIHVDVEDYRAEAGDEMADMFAWFNAVGYDADIEDLSARYGIDLTDLPAYLDASDHWHPAPAATR from the coding sequence ATGTCGAAGATTCTCGTCACGGGCGCGACCGGACAGCAGGGCGGTGCCGTCGTCGACCACCTGACGTCGGGCGCGTACGGGGAGTGGGAGGTGTACGGGCTGACGCGCGACGCCGACGGGGCGGGCGCGCGAGCCCTCGCGGAGCGCGGCGTCACCGTCCTCGAGGGCGACCTGACCGACGCCGAGCGGATGGCCGAGTGCTGTGCGGGGATGGACGGCGTCTTCCTCGTCACCACCTTCTTCGAGGACGGGACGGCCGCGGAGCGACGGCAGGGGGAGACGATGGCGACGGCCGCCGCCGAGGCGGGGGTCGACCACCTCGTGTTCTCCTCCGTCGGGGGCGCCGACCGCGACACCGGGCTGGCCCACTTCGAGTCGAAATACGGGATCGAACGCCACATCGACGGCCTCGGGATCGACGCGACGATCGTTCGGCCCGTGTTCTTCATGCAGAACTTCGACCGGACCCCGACCGACGAGATCCGGGCGGGCCGGCTCCCCATGCCCCTCGCCGCGGGCGTCACGCTCCAGTTGGTCGACGCGGACGACATCGGACGGATCGCGGCCGCGGCCTTCGGGGACCCCGAGCGGTTCGTCGGCGAGGTGATCGAACTCGCGGGCGACGACCGGACGCTCGAATCGATGGCCGGCGTCTTCGCCGATCACCTCGGGACCGACGTGGAGCCGATCCACGTCGACGTCGAGGACTACCGCGCCGAGGCCGGCGACGAGATGGCCGACATGTTCGCGTGGTTCAACGCGGTCGGATACGACGCCGACATCGAGGACCTGTCCGCACGATACGGCATCGATCTCACGGACCTCCCGGCGTACCTCGACGCGAGCGACCACTGGCACCCGGCGCCCGCCGCGACGCGGTGA